A single region of the Salvia splendens isolate huo1 chromosome 18, SspV2, whole genome shotgun sequence genome encodes:
- the LOC121777264 gene encoding putative disease resistance protein RGA1 isoform X3, with translation MEGVSSAAVEVLVQNLINLFKDEYSLLRGLDEDAQQLQRTLGMIQAYLNDAEKKSITQDAVKIWLRELEAVAFDADNVLDEVSYHLLHKKVHKMKSSKDKVLSCFSSFKGISRRRDMALIIKQINATFECMNKRATDLGIQSMIVNAPAAAVAHTSFETDSISLDPIFIGRDDDLPKLVSMLTKIQDDRIFSMVALVGMGGMGKTTLTKKVFNHDRVKARFGSHIWVHVSQTFDAISLFNKILYKLTKRRSDGVESKDDILEKLQEALKTKTYLLVLDDVWNEDVPKWEDFINSILGVSSTKGNGIIITTRSLEVASIVNPFHIHNLKGLSDEDCWSIIKVKTVDENEVPSGFEMIGRKIAKRCQGLPLAANVVGGVLRGKSEEEWRFISENRFSDAKGGENISKILKLSYDHLSSPSLKKCFTFCSVFPKGREIEKHELIELWMAEGFLQPSRRDDMEFMGNMFFNVLLQNSLLQVATKDDDGNVESCVMHDLVHDLASSVISNNADGSIVARYKFFEEESSPIPKNVAKHIRTIFLKGGIPEIVNLPKWIGKLHHLQTLRARWELVNLPSTLKYMFNLRHLYIHSNTKLPAEIGKLTSLRTLPYFTVGKKKGYQIEELGSLKNLKGWLEIRNLEKVGDKEDALKANIKQKPNLIDLVFEWSDGREDERNDESVLEGLEPHANLKKLKISGFKGKRLPTWAEKMEVRDGPQGSWVPQDNLIEITLFGCSEIEEIPKLEHLPNLKSLSLERLKKVRYINTSFFHLTWLKIEELEALECVAEWLFFENQDLKHLKLSRCPLLRELPDGVDTLNSLVVLEIRNCENLKSIGNPSGGARQSQGILHLLSIVNCGELMELPCEMLEWWAPTIEDLSMVGLRRLKNLPMLIDCLAKSSTRLKYLLITGVPKLMAASSGSVESWDLSSLSTLSIDVSVEWSREDSVGIAETVDGMLQRCCNTLSGLKLKGVENWEWLPQSIQNLTALWWLALENIGVEELTQWLGNLSSLRVIRLRNCNKLKRLPSMDALRKLVVNDCPELRIDSEWHSHHRHLEIYVDVQPV, from the exons ATGGAAGGAGTGTCTTCAGCAGCCGTTGAAGTTCTTGTCCAAAACCTGATCAACCTTTTCAAGGATGAGTACTCTCTGCTTCGAGGTCTCGACGAAGATGCACAGCAGCTGCAGAGGACTTTGGGGATGATTCAAGCCTACTTGAATGACGCTGAGAAGAAATCCATCACACAAGATGCTGTCAAGATCTGGTTGAGGGAGCTTGAAGCCGTGGCTTTCGATGCTGACAATGTCTTGGACGAAGTCAGCTATCATCTTCTCCACAAAAAAGTACACAAGATGAAATCATCCAAGGATAAGGTACTATCATGCTTCTCATCCTTTAAAGGAATTTCACGCCGGCGTGATATGGCTCTCATAATCAAACAAATCAATGCTACTTTTGAGTGTATGAACAAAAGGGCAACAGATCTTGGCATTCAAAGCATGATTGTGAATGCACCTGCTGCTGCTGTTGCTCATACTTCCTTTGAGACGGATTCGATCAGTCTTGATCCAATCTTTATTGGAAGAGATGATGATCTACCTAAACTAGTTAGCATGCTCACCAAGATCCAGGATGATCGGATCTTCTCTATGGTTGCTCTTGTCGGAATGGGAGGCATGGGGAAGACTACGTTGACTAAGAAAGTCTTCAATCATGATAGGGTAAAAGCTCGATTCGGATCACATATTTGGGTTCATGTTTCCCAAACTTTTGATGCAATAAGTCTCTTCAACAAAATACTTTATAAGCTGACTAAAAGGAGAAGTGATGGAGTTGAGAGCAaagatgatatcttggaaaagCTTCAAGAAGCTCTCAAGACTAAAACTTATCTTCTTGTtcttgatgatgtttggaaTGAAGATGTTCCAAAATGGGAAGACTTTATAAATTCCATTTTGGGAGTGTCTTCTACCAAGGGAAATGGCATTATCATCACTACCAGGAGTCTAGAGGTTGCTTCAATTGTTaatccatttcatattcataattTGAAAGGCTTATCAGATGAAGATTGTTGGTCCATAATCAAAGTCAAAACTGTTGATGAAAATGAAGTTCCATCGGGATTTGAAATGATTGGGAGAAAGATTGCTAAAAGATGTCAAGGTTTGCCCTTAGCTGCCAATGTAGTTGGGGGAGTGCTTCGCGGTAAGTCTGAAGAAGAGTGGCGCTTCATCAGTGAAAATAGGTTTTCAGATGCTAAAGGAGgtgaaaatatctcaaaaatattgaaattgagCTATGATCACCTCTCTTCACCATCGCTAAAGAAGTGTTTCACGTTTTGTTCGGTTTTCCCCAAAGGTCGGGAAATTGAGAAACATGAGTTGATTGAGCTATGGATGGCAGAAGGCTTTCTTCAACCAAGCCGAAGGGATGACATGGAGTTTATGGGCAACATGTTTTTTAATGTGCTTCTACAGAACTCTTTGTTGCAAGTTGCAACGAAAGATGATGATGGAAATGTGGAAAGTTGTGTGATGCATGATCTTGTGCATGATCTTGCATCTTCTGTCATATCCAATAATGCAGATGGCAGTATTGTAGCTCGATACAAGTTTTTTGAAGAAGAATCAAGTCCTATTCCAAAAAATGTGGCCAAGCATATTCGTACAATATTCTTGAAAGGTGGAATTCCCG AAATTGTAAACTTGCCGAAATGGATTGGTAAACTCCATCACTTGCAAACATTAAGAGCACGCTGGGAGTTAGTGAATCTGCCAAGTACGTTGAAGTATATGTTTAACTTAAGGCATCTTTATATTCATTCTAATACAAAGTTGCCAGCGGAGATTGGGAAATTAACTAGTCTTCGTACACTACCTTACTTCACAGTAGGCAAAAAGAAGGGATACCAAATTGAAGAGCTCGGAAGTTTGAAGAATCTCAAAGGCTGGCTAGAGATTCGTAATCTGGAGAAGGTAGGTGATAAGGAAGACGCGCTGAAAGCAAATATAAAGCAGAAGCCAAACTTAATAGATTTGGTGTTTGAATGGAGTGATGGTAGAGAAGATGAAAGAAATGATGAGAGTGTGTTGGAAGGCCTCGAACCTCATGCAAATCTGAAGAAGTTGAAGATTTCAGGATTCAAAGGCAAAAGACTTCCAACATGGGCTGAGAAGATGGAAGTACGTGATGGGCCTCAAGGATCTTGGGTACCACAAGACAACTTGATTGAAATAACACTCTTTGGGTGCTCAGAAATTGAGGAAATTCCAAAGCTGGAGCACTTGCCTAATCTCAAGTCTCTTTCATTGGAAAGATTGAAGAAGGTGAGGTATATAAATACTTCTTTCTTTCATTTAACGTGGCTCAAAATAGAAGAGTTAGAGGCATTGGAATGTGTGGCAGAATGGTTATTCTTTGAGAATCAGGATCTCAAACATTTGAAATTATCACGATGTCCTTTGTTGAGAGAATTACCAGATGGTGTTGACACCCTCAATTCTCTGGTGGTGTTGGAAATTAGGAATTGTGAGAATCTGAAGTCGATTGGGAATCCAAGTGGTGGAGCACGACAATCACAGGGGATCCTCCATCTGCTGAGTATTGTAAACTGCGGAGAGCTGATGGAATTGCCGTGTGAAATGCTAGAGTGGTGGGCCCCTACAATTGAGGATCTCTCAATGGTAGGATTAAGGAGGCTAAAGAATCTACCAATGCTAATTGACTGCCTCGCTAAATCATCTACTCGTCTCAAATATTTGTTAATCACAGGAGTTCCTAAATTGATGGCGGCTAGTAGTGGTAGTGTTGAGAGTTGGGATCTTAGCAGCTTGAGCACATTAAGCATAGATGTGAGTGTGGAATGGTCAAGAGAGGATAGTGTTGGCATTGCAGAGACTGTGGATGGAATGCTGCAAAGATGCTGCAACACACTTAGTGGCTTAAAGTTGAAGGGGGTGGAAAATTGGGAGTGGCTGCCCCAATCCATTCAAAATCTCACTGCTCTTTGGTGGTTAGCGTTGGAGAATATAGGAGTAGAAGAATTGACCCAATGGTTGGGGAATCTCTCATCTCTAAGAGTTATACGTCTACGGAATTGCAACAAGTTGAAGCGTCTGCCCTCTATGGATGCATTGAGGAAACTCGTTGTTAATGATTGCCCAGAACTACGTATTGATTCGGAGTGGCACAGCCACCATCGCCATCTGGAAATCTATGTCGATGTCCAACCTGTTTGA
- the LOC121777264 gene encoding disease resistance protein RGA2-like isoform X1 yields MEGVSSAAVEVLVQNLINLFKDEYSLLRGLDEDAQQLQRTLGMIQAYLNDAEKKSITQDAVKIWLRELEAVAFDADNVLDEVSYHLLHKKVHKMKSSKDKVLSCFSSFKGISRRRDMALIIKQINATFECMNKRATDLGIQSMIVNAPAAAVAHTSFETDSISLDPIFIGRDDDLPKLVSMLTKIQDDRIFSMVALVGMGGMGKTTLTKKVFNHDRVKARFGSHIWVHVSQTFDAISLFNKILYKLTKRRSDGVESKDDILEKLQEALKTKTYLLVLDDVWNEDVPKWEDFINSILGVSSTKGNGIIITTRSLEVASIVNPFHIHNLKGLSDEDCWSIIKVKTVDENEVPSGFEMIGRKIAKRCQGLPLAANVVGGVLRGKSEEEWRFISENRFSDAKGGENISKILKLSYDHLSSPSLKKCFTFCSVFPKGREIEKHELIELWMAEGFLQPSRRDDMEFMGNMFFNVLLQNSLLQVATKDDDGNVESCVMHDLVHDLASSVISNNADGSIVARYKFFEEESSPIPKNVAKHIRTIFLKGGIPGTIFSNFECLHNLTLSGDYKELPNSIRELVHLRNLNIYDTEIVNLPKWIGKLHHLQTLRARWELVNLPSTLKYMFNLRHLYIHSNTKLPAEIGKLTSLRTLPYFTVGKKKGYQIEELGSLKNLKGWLEIRNLEKVGDKEDALKANIKQKPNLIDLVFEWSDGREDERNDESVLEGLEPHANLKKLKISGFKGKRLPTWAEKMEVRDGPQGSWVPQDNLIEITLFGCSEIEEIPKLEHLPNLKSLSLERLKKVRYINTSFFHLTWLKIEELEALECVAEWLFFENQDLKHLKLSRCPLLRELPDGVDTLNSLVVLEIRNCENLKSIGNPSGGARQSQGILHLLSIVNCGELMELPCEMLEWWAPTIEDLSMVGLRRLKNLPMLIDCLAKSSTRLKYLLITGVPKLMAASSGSVESWDLSSLSTLSIDVSVEWSREDSVGIAETVDGMLQRCCNTLSGLKLKGVENWEWLPQSIQNLTALWWLALENIGVEELTQWLGNLSSLRVIRLRNCNKLKRLPSMDALRKLVVNDCPELRIDSEWHSHHRHLEIYVDVQPV; encoded by the coding sequence ATGGAAGGAGTGTCTTCAGCAGCCGTTGAAGTTCTTGTCCAAAACCTGATCAACCTTTTCAAGGATGAGTACTCTCTGCTTCGAGGTCTCGACGAAGATGCACAGCAGCTGCAGAGGACTTTGGGGATGATTCAAGCCTACTTGAATGACGCTGAGAAGAAATCCATCACACAAGATGCTGTCAAGATCTGGTTGAGGGAGCTTGAAGCCGTGGCTTTCGATGCTGACAATGTCTTGGACGAAGTCAGCTATCATCTTCTCCACAAAAAAGTACACAAGATGAAATCATCCAAGGATAAGGTACTATCATGCTTCTCATCCTTTAAAGGAATTTCACGCCGGCGTGATATGGCTCTCATAATCAAACAAATCAATGCTACTTTTGAGTGTATGAACAAAAGGGCAACAGATCTTGGCATTCAAAGCATGATTGTGAATGCACCTGCTGCTGCTGTTGCTCATACTTCCTTTGAGACGGATTCGATCAGTCTTGATCCAATCTTTATTGGAAGAGATGATGATCTACCTAAACTAGTTAGCATGCTCACCAAGATCCAGGATGATCGGATCTTCTCTATGGTTGCTCTTGTCGGAATGGGAGGCATGGGGAAGACTACGTTGACTAAGAAAGTCTTCAATCATGATAGGGTAAAAGCTCGATTCGGATCACATATTTGGGTTCATGTTTCCCAAACTTTTGATGCAATAAGTCTCTTCAACAAAATACTTTATAAGCTGACTAAAAGGAGAAGTGATGGAGTTGAGAGCAaagatgatatcttggaaaagCTTCAAGAAGCTCTCAAGACTAAAACTTATCTTCTTGTtcttgatgatgtttggaaTGAAGATGTTCCAAAATGGGAAGACTTTATAAATTCCATTTTGGGAGTGTCTTCTACCAAGGGAAATGGCATTATCATCACTACCAGGAGTCTAGAGGTTGCTTCAATTGTTaatccatttcatattcataattTGAAAGGCTTATCAGATGAAGATTGTTGGTCCATAATCAAAGTCAAAACTGTTGATGAAAATGAAGTTCCATCGGGATTTGAAATGATTGGGAGAAAGATTGCTAAAAGATGTCAAGGTTTGCCCTTAGCTGCCAATGTAGTTGGGGGAGTGCTTCGCGGTAAGTCTGAAGAAGAGTGGCGCTTCATCAGTGAAAATAGGTTTTCAGATGCTAAAGGAGgtgaaaatatctcaaaaatattgaaattgagCTATGATCACCTCTCTTCACCATCGCTAAAGAAGTGTTTCACGTTTTGTTCGGTTTTCCCCAAAGGTCGGGAAATTGAGAAACATGAGTTGATTGAGCTATGGATGGCAGAAGGCTTTCTTCAACCAAGCCGAAGGGATGACATGGAGTTTATGGGCAACATGTTTTTTAATGTGCTTCTACAGAACTCTTTGTTGCAAGTTGCAACGAAAGATGATGATGGAAATGTGGAAAGTTGTGTGATGCATGATCTTGTGCATGATCTTGCATCTTCTGTCATATCCAATAATGCAGATGGCAGTATTGTAGCTCGATACAAGTTTTTTGAAGAAGAATCAAGTCCTATTCCAAAAAATGTGGCCAAGCATATTCGTACAATATTCTTGAAAGGTGGAATTCCCGGTACTATATTCTCAAACTTTGAATGTCTGCATAATCTGACACTTTCTGGTGATTATAAAGAGTTGCCCAATTCAATTAGGGAGTTGGTACATTTGAGAAATCTGAATATTTATGATACAGAAATTGTAAACTTGCCGAAATGGATTGGTAAACTCCATCACTTGCAAACATTAAGAGCACGCTGGGAGTTAGTGAATCTGCCAAGTACGTTGAAGTATATGTTTAACTTAAGGCATCTTTATATTCATTCTAATACAAAGTTGCCAGCGGAGATTGGGAAATTAACTAGTCTTCGTACACTACCTTACTTCACAGTAGGCAAAAAGAAGGGATACCAAATTGAAGAGCTCGGAAGTTTGAAGAATCTCAAAGGCTGGCTAGAGATTCGTAATCTGGAGAAGGTAGGTGATAAGGAAGACGCGCTGAAAGCAAATATAAAGCAGAAGCCAAACTTAATAGATTTGGTGTTTGAATGGAGTGATGGTAGAGAAGATGAAAGAAATGATGAGAGTGTGTTGGAAGGCCTCGAACCTCATGCAAATCTGAAGAAGTTGAAGATTTCAGGATTCAAAGGCAAAAGACTTCCAACATGGGCTGAGAAGATGGAAGTACGTGATGGGCCTCAAGGATCTTGGGTACCACAAGACAACTTGATTGAAATAACACTCTTTGGGTGCTCAGAAATTGAGGAAATTCCAAAGCTGGAGCACTTGCCTAATCTCAAGTCTCTTTCATTGGAAAGATTGAAGAAGGTGAGGTATATAAATACTTCTTTCTTTCATTTAACGTGGCTCAAAATAGAAGAGTTAGAGGCATTGGAATGTGTGGCAGAATGGTTATTCTTTGAGAATCAGGATCTCAAACATTTGAAATTATCACGATGTCCTTTGTTGAGAGAATTACCAGATGGTGTTGACACCCTCAATTCTCTGGTGGTGTTGGAAATTAGGAATTGTGAGAATCTGAAGTCGATTGGGAATCCAAGTGGTGGAGCACGACAATCACAGGGGATCCTCCATCTGCTGAGTATTGTAAACTGCGGAGAGCTGATGGAATTGCCGTGTGAAATGCTAGAGTGGTGGGCCCCTACAATTGAGGATCTCTCAATGGTAGGATTAAGGAGGCTAAAGAATCTACCAATGCTAATTGACTGCCTCGCTAAATCATCTACTCGTCTCAAATATTTGTTAATCACAGGAGTTCCTAAATTGATGGCGGCTAGTAGTGGTAGTGTTGAGAGTTGGGATCTTAGCAGCTTGAGCACATTAAGCATAGATGTGAGTGTGGAATGGTCAAGAGAGGATAGTGTTGGCATTGCAGAGACTGTGGATGGAATGCTGCAAAGATGCTGCAACACACTTAGTGGCTTAAAGTTGAAGGGGGTGGAAAATTGGGAGTGGCTGCCCCAATCCATTCAAAATCTCACTGCTCTTTGGTGGTTAGCGTTGGAGAATATAGGAGTAGAAGAATTGACCCAATGGTTGGGGAATCTCTCATCTCTAAGAGTTATACGTCTACGGAATTGCAACAAGTTGAAGCGTCTGCCCTCTATGGATGCATTGAGGAAACTCGTTGTTAATGATTGCCCAGAACTACGTATTGATTCGGAGTGGCACAGCCACCATCGCCATCTGGAAATCTATGTCGATGTCCAACCTGTTTGA
- the LOC121777264 gene encoding disease resistance protein RGA2-like isoform X2, with protein sequence MEGVSSAAVEVLVQNLINLFKDEYSLLRGLDEDAQQLQRTLGMIQAYLNDAEKKSITQDAVKIWLRELEAVAFDADNVLDEVSYHLLHKKVHKMKSSKDKVLSCFSSFKGISRRRDMALIIKQINATFECMNKRATDLGIQSMIVNAPAAAVAHTSFETDSISLDPIFIGRDDDLPKLVSMLTKIQDDRIFSMVALVGMGGMGKTTLTKKVFNHDRVKARFGSHIWVHVSQTFDAISLFNKILYKLTKRRSDGVESKDDILEKLQEALKTKTYLLVLDDVWNEDVPKWEDFINSILGVSSTKGNGIIITTRSLEVASIVNPFHIHNLKGLSDEDCWSIIKVKTVDENEVPSGFEMIGRKIAKRCQGLPLAANVVGGVLRGKSEEEWRFISENRFSDAKGGENISKILKLSYDHLSSPSLKKCFTFCSVFPKGREIEKHELIELWMAEGFLQPSRRDDMEFMGNMFFNVLLQNSLLQVATKDDDGNVESCVMHDLVHDLASSVISNNADGSIVARYKFFEEESSPIPKNVAKHIRTIFLKGGIPGTIFSNFECLHNLTLSGDYKELPNSIRELVHLRNLNIYDTEIVNLPKWIGKLHHLQTLRARWELVNLPIGKKKGYQIEELGSLKNLKGWLEIRNLEKVGDKEDALKANIKQKPNLIDLVFEWSDGREDERNDESVLEGLEPHANLKKLKISGFKGKRLPTWAEKMEVRDGPQGSWVPQDNLIEITLFGCSEIEEIPKLEHLPNLKSLSLERLKKVRYINTSFFHLTWLKIEELEALECVAEWLFFENQDLKHLKLSRCPLLRELPDGVDTLNSLVVLEIRNCENLKSIGNPSGGARQSQGILHLLSIVNCGELMELPCEMLEWWAPTIEDLSMVGLRRLKNLPMLIDCLAKSSTRLKYLLITGVPKLMAASSGSVESWDLSSLSTLSIDVSVEWSREDSVGIAETVDGMLQRCCNTLSGLKLKGVENWEWLPQSIQNLTALWWLALENIGVEELTQWLGNLSSLRVIRLRNCNKLKRLPSMDALRKLVVNDCPELRIDSEWHSHHRHLEIYVDVQPV encoded by the exons ATGGAAGGAGTGTCTTCAGCAGCCGTTGAAGTTCTTGTCCAAAACCTGATCAACCTTTTCAAGGATGAGTACTCTCTGCTTCGAGGTCTCGACGAAGATGCACAGCAGCTGCAGAGGACTTTGGGGATGATTCAAGCCTACTTGAATGACGCTGAGAAGAAATCCATCACACAAGATGCTGTCAAGATCTGGTTGAGGGAGCTTGAAGCCGTGGCTTTCGATGCTGACAATGTCTTGGACGAAGTCAGCTATCATCTTCTCCACAAAAAAGTACACAAGATGAAATCATCCAAGGATAAGGTACTATCATGCTTCTCATCCTTTAAAGGAATTTCACGCCGGCGTGATATGGCTCTCATAATCAAACAAATCAATGCTACTTTTGAGTGTATGAACAAAAGGGCAACAGATCTTGGCATTCAAAGCATGATTGTGAATGCACCTGCTGCTGCTGTTGCTCATACTTCCTTTGAGACGGATTCGATCAGTCTTGATCCAATCTTTATTGGAAGAGATGATGATCTACCTAAACTAGTTAGCATGCTCACCAAGATCCAGGATGATCGGATCTTCTCTATGGTTGCTCTTGTCGGAATGGGAGGCATGGGGAAGACTACGTTGACTAAGAAAGTCTTCAATCATGATAGGGTAAAAGCTCGATTCGGATCACATATTTGGGTTCATGTTTCCCAAACTTTTGATGCAATAAGTCTCTTCAACAAAATACTTTATAAGCTGACTAAAAGGAGAAGTGATGGAGTTGAGAGCAaagatgatatcttggaaaagCTTCAAGAAGCTCTCAAGACTAAAACTTATCTTCTTGTtcttgatgatgtttggaaTGAAGATGTTCCAAAATGGGAAGACTTTATAAATTCCATTTTGGGAGTGTCTTCTACCAAGGGAAATGGCATTATCATCACTACCAGGAGTCTAGAGGTTGCTTCAATTGTTaatccatttcatattcataattTGAAAGGCTTATCAGATGAAGATTGTTGGTCCATAATCAAAGTCAAAACTGTTGATGAAAATGAAGTTCCATCGGGATTTGAAATGATTGGGAGAAAGATTGCTAAAAGATGTCAAGGTTTGCCCTTAGCTGCCAATGTAGTTGGGGGAGTGCTTCGCGGTAAGTCTGAAGAAGAGTGGCGCTTCATCAGTGAAAATAGGTTTTCAGATGCTAAAGGAGgtgaaaatatctcaaaaatattgaaattgagCTATGATCACCTCTCTTCACCATCGCTAAAGAAGTGTTTCACGTTTTGTTCGGTTTTCCCCAAAGGTCGGGAAATTGAGAAACATGAGTTGATTGAGCTATGGATGGCAGAAGGCTTTCTTCAACCAAGCCGAAGGGATGACATGGAGTTTATGGGCAACATGTTTTTTAATGTGCTTCTACAGAACTCTTTGTTGCAAGTTGCAACGAAAGATGATGATGGAAATGTGGAAAGTTGTGTGATGCATGATCTTGTGCATGATCTTGCATCTTCTGTCATATCCAATAATGCAGATGGCAGTATTGTAGCTCGATACAAGTTTTTTGAAGAAGAATCAAGTCCTATTCCAAAAAATGTGGCCAAGCATATTCGTACAATATTCTTGAAAGGTGGAATTCCCGGTACTATATTCTCAAACTTTGAATGTCTGCATAATCTGACACTTTCTGGTGATTATAAAGAGTTGCCCAATTCAATTAGGGAGTTGGTACATTTGAGAAATCTGAATATTTATGATACAGAAATTGTAAACTTGCCGAAATGGATTGGTAAACTCCATCACTTGCAAACATTAAGAGCACGCTGGGAGTTAGTGAATCTGCCAA TAGGCAAAAAGAAGGGATACCAAATTGAAGAGCTCGGAAGTTTGAAGAATCTCAAAGGCTGGCTAGAGATTCGTAATCTGGAGAAGGTAGGTGATAAGGAAGACGCGCTGAAAGCAAATATAAAGCAGAAGCCAAACTTAATAGATTTGGTGTTTGAATGGAGTGATGGTAGAGAAGATGAAAGAAATGATGAGAGTGTGTTGGAAGGCCTCGAACCTCATGCAAATCTGAAGAAGTTGAAGATTTCAGGATTCAAAGGCAAAAGACTTCCAACATGGGCTGAGAAGATGGAAGTACGTGATGGGCCTCAAGGATCTTGGGTACCACAAGACAACTTGATTGAAATAACACTCTTTGGGTGCTCAGAAATTGAGGAAATTCCAAAGCTGGAGCACTTGCCTAATCTCAAGTCTCTTTCATTGGAAAGATTGAAGAAGGTGAGGTATATAAATACTTCTTTCTTTCATTTAACGTGGCTCAAAATAGAAGAGTTAGAGGCATTGGAATGTGTGGCAGAATGGTTATTCTTTGAGAATCAGGATCTCAAACATTTGAAATTATCACGATGTCCTTTGTTGAGAGAATTACCAGATGGTGTTGACACCCTCAATTCTCTGGTGGTGTTGGAAATTAGGAATTGTGAGAATCTGAAGTCGATTGGGAATCCAAGTGGTGGAGCACGACAATCACAGGGGATCCTCCATCTGCTGAGTATTGTAAACTGCGGAGAGCTGATGGAATTGCCGTGTGAAATGCTAGAGTGGTGGGCCCCTACAATTGAGGATCTCTCAATGGTAGGATTAAGGAGGCTAAAGAATCTACCAATGCTAATTGACTGCCTCGCTAAATCATCTACTCGTCTCAAATATTTGTTAATCACAGGAGTTCCTAAATTGATGGCGGCTAGTAGTGGTAGTGTTGAGAGTTGGGATCTTAGCAGCTTGAGCACATTAAGCATAGATGTGAGTGTGGAATGGTCAAGAGAGGATAGTGTTGGCATTGCAGAGACTGTGGATGGAATGCTGCAAAGATGCTGCAACACACTTAGTGGCTTAAAGTTGAAGGGGGTGGAAAATTGGGAGTGGCTGCCCCAATCCATTCAAAATCTCACTGCTCTTTGGTGGTTAGCGTTGGAGAATATAGGAGTAGAAGAATTGACCCAATGGTTGGGGAATCTCTCATCTCTAAGAGTTATACGTCTACGGAATTGCAACAAGTTGAAGCGTCTGCCCTCTATGGATGCATTGAGGAAACTCGTTGTTAATGATTGCCCAGAACTACGTATTGATTCGGAGTGGCACAGCCACCATCGCCATCTGGAAATCTATGTCGATGTCCAACCTGTTTGA